The following are encoded together in the Bradymonas sediminis genome:
- a CDS encoding type IV pilus twitching motility protein PilT, with protein MAQIDRLLGTLVARRISLAALQPDKEITLDMGGGDTRPFNNHILSARQVEMLLAEVMPDDLKESLRDTGRAEFEYDSPHGPVGMTALRRRGKLSVYVSTARTLEYQDANERSAGAPAIKPSGLGEEPSPEPAEVAEAAAPPQPDETAGDSLWRREQTGLELALESPGLGEQSSFVDATLRPTAASQERRGEPAGRAEQAPSSARAIAMQEPGTEAPIDKYLRVMHEQDCSDLHMTSGNPPMYRKDGEMALIGEMKSLSPSAVEELLLPIMPDRNHEEFIELRDTDFAYEIEGIGRFRCNVFMDRLGPGAVFRIIPEDILTAETLGLSQHILDLCALNKGLVLVTGPTGSGKSTTLAAMIDYINRTRKSHIITVEDPIEFVHPNKKCLINQREVGVHTMSFKNAIRAALREDPDIILVGELRDLETIHMAIETAETGHLVFGTLHTNTAPSTVDRLIDQFPTDRQSQVRTMLSESLRAVIAQTLCKKIGGGRVAALEVLIGNRAVANLIRNAKTHQLPSIMETAKGEGMVALNDSLFALVEQGLVSAEEAHYNAIEKGTLARRLKAAGHAIEASE; from the coding sequence GTGGCTCAAATTGACCGACTCCTTGGCACCCTCGTCGCTCGCCGGATCTCTCTGGCCGCCCTTCAACCGGATAAGGAGATCACGCTGGATATGGGAGGGGGCGACACGCGCCCCTTTAATAACCATATCCTCAGCGCCCGCCAGGTCGAGATGCTGCTGGCCGAGGTGATGCCCGACGACCTCAAAGAGTCGCTGCGCGACACGGGGCGGGCCGAATTTGAATACGATTCGCCGCATGGTCCGGTCGGGATGACCGCGCTTCGCCGGCGCGGGAAGCTCAGCGTCTATGTGTCGACCGCGCGCACCCTCGAGTATCAGGACGCCAACGAGCGCAGCGCCGGGGCGCCCGCGATCAAACCGTCGGGGCTTGGCGAAGAACCCTCGCCCGAACCCGCCGAAGTCGCCGAGGCAGCCGCCCCCCCGCAGCCCGACGAGACCGCCGGGGATAGCCTGTGGCGCCGCGAGCAGACCGGGCTTGAATTGGCGCTTGAGAGCCCGGGGCTCGGCGAGCAATCGTCGTTTGTCGACGCCACCTTGCGCCCCACGGCGGCTTCCCAGGAGCGCCGCGGCGAGCCGGCGGGGCGCGCCGAGCAAGCCCCGAGCAGCGCGCGCGCGATCGCCATGCAGGAGCCCGGAACCGAGGCGCCGATCGACAAATATCTGCGGGTGATGCATGAGCAGGACTGCTCCGACCTTCATATGACCAGCGGCAACCCGCCGATGTACCGAAAAGACGGTGAGATGGCGCTCATCGGCGAGATGAAATCACTGTCGCCAAGCGCGGTCGAAGAGCTGCTGCTGCCGATCATGCCGGACCGCAACCACGAAGAATTTATCGAGCTGCGCGACACCGACTTCGCCTATGAGATTGAGGGCATTGGCCGCTTCCGCTGCAACGTCTTTATGGATCGCCTCGGCCCGGGCGCGGTCTTTCGCATCATCCCCGAAGATATCCTGACGGCCGAGACCCTCGGCCTCTCCCAACATATCCTGGACCTATGCGCGCTCAACAAGGGGTTGGTGCTGGTAACCGGGCCCACCGGCTCGGGTAAATCCACCACCCTGGCCGCGATGATCGACTATATAAACCGCACCCGAAAATCGCATATCATCACGGTCGAAGATCCCATCGAGTTTGTGCACCCGAACAAAAAATGCCTGATCAATCAGCGCGAAGTTGGGGTGCATACGATGAGCTTCAAGAACGCGATTCGCGCGGCGCTGCGCGAAGACCCGGATATCATCCTGGTCGGCGAGCTGCGCGACCTGGAGACCATCCATATGGCGATCGAGACCGCCGAGACAGGCCACCTGGTCTTCGGCACCCTGCACACTAACACCGCGCCCTCGACGGTCGACCGGCTGATCGACCAATTCCCCACCGACCGCCAATCCCAGGTGCGCACGATGCTGTCGGAGTCACTGCGCGCGGTCATCGCCCAGACGCTGTGCAAAAAGATCGGCGGCGGGCGCGTCGCCGCCCTCGAGGTGCTCATCGGCAACCGCGCGGTCGCCAACCTGATCCGAAACGCCAAGACTCACCAGCTCCCCTCGATCATGGAGACCGCCAAAGGCGAGGGCATGGTCGCCCTGAACGACTCGCTCTTCGCGCTGGTCGAGCAGGGGCTCGTTAGCGCCGAAGAGGCGCATTATAACGCCATCGAAAAGGGCACGCTGGCGCGGCGCTTAAAAGCGGCAGGCCACGCGATTGAGGCCAGCGAGTGA
- a CDS encoding Rne/Rng family ribonuclease, with amino-acid sequence MSDLLVVNSTSAETRVALIENGIISEFYIERKRDRDVVGNIYKGKVVRVLPGMQAAFVDVAQHKAGFLHVSDFYSFDDDIAAFGDEDLELWPPPSREKNKKRVNIQDVLKEGEEIMVQVAKEPMGTKGARLTSHISIPGRFLVFMPTVSHIGVSRRINSERKRKRLRKIVEDQRKPGTGFIVRTVSENASEEMIRREIDVLTKQWEDILEKCSKVTAPYLLNEEPDLLIRVARDLFTPNLDRLVVDDARAFERVRDYVERFMPEFVDSVDLYKYSEPIFDAFGIEAEINGALSRRVQLKSGGELVFDKTEALTSIDINTGKFVGSSSLEETILQTNLEAVDEIVYQLRLRNIGGIIIIDFIDMEKGSHRQKVYRRLEKALEKDRVTTNSLAISDFGLVEMTRKRVRESLHQFLCEPCEYCDSRGFVKSKETVSYEIIRELKREIVMMTEENIYIQAHPSVIQILRGTERKALDEIAQRYKKLLHYKSQPDRRLESFEIAPAK; translated from the coding sequence ATGTCCGACCTATTAGTAGTGAATTCGACGAGCGCAGAGACGCGCGTCGCTCTGATTGAAAATGGCATCATCAGCGAATTTTATATCGAGCGAAAGCGCGATCGCGATGTCGTGGGTAATATCTATAAGGGCAAGGTGGTGCGCGTGCTCCCGGGCATGCAGGCCGCGTTTGTCGATGTTGCCCAGCATAAAGCGGGCTTTCTACACGTCAGCGATTTTTATAGTTTTGACGACGATATCGCCGCGTTTGGCGACGAGGATCTGGAACTGTGGCCGCCGCCCTCGCGCGAGAAGAATAAAAAGCGCGTTAATATCCAGGACGTCCTCAAGGAGGGCGAGGAGATTATGGTCCAGGTCGCCAAGGAGCCGATGGGCACCAAGGGCGCGCGTTTAACCAGCCATATTTCGATCCCCGGGCGCTTCCTGGTCTTTATGCCGACCGTGTCGCATATCGGGGTGTCGCGCCGGATCAACAGCGAGCGAAAACGCAAGCGCCTGCGCAAGATCGTCGAGGACCAGCGCAAGCCGGGCACCGGCTTCATCGTGCGCACCGTCAGCGAGAACGCCTCCGAGGAGATGATTCGCCGCGAGATCGACGTGCTCACCAAGCAGTGGGAAGATATTCTTGAGAAGTGCAGCAAGGTCACCGCGCCCTATCTGCTCAATGAGGAGCCGGATCTTTTGATTCGCGTCGCGCGCGACCTCTTCACGCCGAATCTGGACCGCCTGGTGGTCGACGATGCTCGCGCCTTTGAGCGCGTGCGCGACTATGTCGAGCGCTTTATGCCCGAGTTCGTCGACTCGGTGGACCTATACAAATATAGCGAGCCGATCTTCGACGCCTTCGGCATCGAGGCCGAGATCAACGGGGCGCTGTCGCGGCGCGTGCAGCTTAAGTCGGGCGGTGAGCTTGTCTTCGACAAGACCGAGGCGCTCACCAGTATCGACATCAACACCGGTAAATTCGTCGGCTCGAGCAGCCTGGAAGAGACGATTTTGCAGACCAACCTGGAGGCGGTCGATGAGATCGTCTACCAACTTCGCCTGCGAAATATCGGCGGCATCATCATCATCGACTTCATCGATATGGAGAAGGGCTCGCACCGCCAGAAGGTCTATCGCAGACTAGAGAAGGCGCTGGAGAAAGACCGCGTGACTACGAACTCGCTGGCGATCTCGGACTTCGGCCTGGTCGAGATGACCCGAAAGCGCGTGCGCGAGTCGCTGCACCAATTCCTCTGCGAGCCCTGCGAATATTGCGATTCGCGCGGGTTTGTGAAGTCCAAAGAGACGGTCTCCTACGAGATTATCCGCGAGCTCAAGCGCGAGATCGTGATGATGACCGAGGAGAATATCTAC